Sequence from the bacterium genome:
TGAATGGCATGAGCGCCTGACCAATTGGGTGCGCGCCGGCGGAACACTGGTTTTCATTGATGACGGCAGCGACCCGTACAATCGCGCCGCGGAGTGGTGGCGCCGCGGTATGTTTGACTACGTCCTGCCGGCGGAGCATTTGTTCGAGACGCTCAAGCTCGGTTACTGGCCCAAGCCCGGGCGCAATCCCGTAGGCATGGGTTCGTTCATCTATTTGACCGAAGATCCGGCAAGCTATGCGCACCGCACAGCGGCGGCCGATCACTTGCTGGAATTGGCGGGCGCCGCGCTGCCGGCCGGCCGGAAGATCACACCACAAAACTATCTGCGCTTGCGCCGCGGGCCATATCTCATCGCCGCCACTTTTGCCGAAACCGCGGACACCAGCGCCCAAATGCTCGCCGGTGATTTCATCGATTTGTTTGACCCGCAGCTTCCGCACCGCAGCCGGATCAGTGTTGCGCCCGGTGAGCAAGCGCTGTTGCTCGATCTCGCCAAAATCGACAGCTCGGCCGCCCGGGTTTTGGCAGCCTCCGCCGGCGTCACGCAGGATCGGAAGCAGGAAGGCGAGTATTCCTTCGTCGTGAAGGGGCCGGTGGGCTTGCCTGCGCGCGTGCTCGTGTTTGCGCCGGCGCGCCAGGTGCAGGCGATGGCAAGCCACGCCGGCACACCGGTGAAATTTGAAATCCAGCATGATGGCATGCTGCATTGGCTGGCATTCGAGAATCAGGCGCAGGGTGTGATGGTGCGGTTGAATTGGAAGGCGGAGGAACCGGGCGGGAAGGCGGAGGCAAATTAGTGGTCGGTTACTTTGAAGAGGGCGTCCTGCAAAAAAATTGCTTGCCCCATCCTTTGGCTGACTCGCAACACGTTCGAGACCAAGTTGATTGCGAGCGCGGCCAAAGCCGGCGCCGGCGCTCAGGGTCAGAATGAAATTCTGGAAATTTTGATGGCAAAACCACTGGGGCAAGACGATTGAATGGTTTTGCCTGAAATTTTTCTCAGTGCCGCCCGCAGCGTTTCAGTTTCCACTGGTTTGAAAACTGGCGCAGGATGCCTGCAACAAAAAATCCCACAGAAGAGGCTGTTGTTCTTCTGTGGGATTTCCGTTTGGACGAAAGCTGTACCGAACGCGGCGCGCGGCGTCGCGGCTTTCAAGCGGGATGACGGCCGCTCAGAATCGGCCGCTCGAGTGCAGGCATTGGCAAAGGAACCGTCGCACAACCGCGATCGCGCTCAAACTTTATAGAACACGATGGGGCAAACCACGGTCATCGCGCCGCTGGCAATGGTCTCATATTTCCAGCGCTTGATGGCATCGATGATCTCATTCTGGAATTCCGAGATGGCGATTTCCGAGCTGAGCACGACGGCTTTCGCGACCGTGCCATCGGCGTTGATGGTGATCTCGACCTGCACCTTGCCGCCCATGTCGGGATTGAGCTTGAGATACTTGTTGTAGATGTATTGCAGCCGCCCCATGTTCTTCATCAGCACGGCGCGCAGCGATTCTTCGCTGCGTGCGCCCATGGCTTCCTGCGAACCGCCGGTCTTGCTCATGGTTTCGACGCGCACCCGCGCCGCCTTCTCCAGATTCACTTTCTTCTGTGAACCGACGTCGCCGGCAAGGATCTCATCGATCTTGGCGCCGCCACCGCCCTCGCCCTCTCCGATCAAGCTGGCGGCGAGAATATCGTTCGGGTCTGCGGCCTGGCCTTCGCCTGCTTTGCCGCGGCCGCCGGCGGTCAACTTGGTATTGGTGACCACGCTGGTCAAACTGGTGGCCAGGTCATCATCCAGCAATTGCCGCAAGACGCCACTCTCCTGATCGCTGCTGCCGCTGCCGGTCAGCAGTGCCAGCGCCGCCATGTTTTCGAGATTCACGCCCTGGCCGGGATTGTCGGTCTTCTCGCCATAGCCCACGTTGCGTTTGCCCTCACGCTCTTTGGTGGAGCCGTCTTCCGCGCCTTCTTTGTTTTCTTTCTTGGCATCGTCCGCTGCCGCATCAACAGTGGTGGCTTGCGCAAGCTGTGGCGGCGGTGGCGGCTCTTCAATTTTGGGGATGAACTTGCTGATGCGGCGCACGATCTGCTCGACGGCAACTTCCTGCCGGGGCGGCGCAAACGGAATGGTGCTGAGCCAGTAGGACATGCCGGAGGTGAGCGTGAGCAGGGTCAGCAAAACCGAGCGAAACAGACCGTCTTCCCGCAGGCTCTTGAAAAACGCCCGGGTCGGGGAGAAGCCAGCAAAGACGAGCGTTTCGACCGGTGTGTTGTCGAAAGCAAAATCAATGCGCACCTCGTCAAGATAGACGTAGCCGGCTTTGCCCGGGGTCAGCGCAATGTAAGGGTAGCCGTCGCGTTTGGGCAGCAGGCCATGCGACAGCAAATCCGTGAAGTCCAGCCGCTTGCTTTCCTGCACCACCTCGCCGCGGCAGCCTTCCAGCAGCCGCAGCTCGTAGCCGCTGCCGTTGGGAACGAACATCTGCATCTTCTTGGGGAAACGCTCACCATAGAGCACGATGTCGTTGTCCGGGCCGCGGCCGATGCTCAAAGCTTCCTTCTGGCGCAAATGGCGTTCGCGCACTTCACCGTTGCGTTCGATGCGCAGCTTTAAGTGTTGCATTCCTGCCATTCTAGATCGAGTGTTTGGTGAATTCGCATCCCTGGCTCACGAAGGATTGCCGTAAACCAGCAGTTCCATGTTGTTGTAGCCGGTGGCACCGCAGGTGGCCATCACGCGCTTGATGATTGCAAACGGCGTGTCGCGATCGCTCATGATCACCACCTTGCCGTGAAAACCGAAGCGCTCTTCTTTCGCGCCCAAACCTTCCGCCACCGAGCGCGAGAATCGCAGGGACTGCTGCAGCGCCGGAATCTGCAGCCCGGCGCCCAAGTCAATCTCGTCGATCTTGACCAGGGGCTTGTCGTCCAGCATGACCCATTCCTTCGTCACGGCCACGATCGGCGCCACTTTCGGCTTGATCGTGCTGGTCGATTTGGCCAGGGTCAATTCCGGACTGACCGTGACGAACTGGCCTTCCGCCGAAAAGCTCTTCAGCAGAAACACCAGCAAGATCGTGAACATGTCCATCATCGAAGTGAGCCGCAGCGACAGATCCACCCCCTGGCTGCGGCGATTCACTTTCTTGAAACCATCGGCGGAATGTCCTAATTTCAACATACCTCAACCTGAGATTGAAACGTTGGGGAATCCGGCTTCGCGGCAGCGGTCCATGATGTCGATCACCACCTGGTAGCGGATGTTGTCCTCCGGTGCAATCACCACGTCGACCGCGTCCGGGAACTTCTGCTTGACCTGCGCCAGATAGGATTTCAACAGGTTGTAATCATAACCATCCGTCTGGCGCGGAATGAGGCCGAAGGTGAAGGTCGGGCTTTTCAGCTCGATGCCGTTTTCGCGGATCGCCAGCAGATTCAGCACCGCCGGCTTGCGTTCCTGCGCTTGCTGTTGCTGCTGCGCCTGGCGGCTGCTGGATTGCATCTCCGGCAGGGAAATGTCCAGCACCGCCAGCTCCACGAAGGTGGCGGTCACCAGCAGGAAGGGCACCAGGATGAGAAACAGGTTCATCACCGGCATGAGATTGAGATCGCCGGCGGACTTGCGCTGGCTTCCCAAGGCTGCTTTGAGATTCATTTCGTGGTCCTGGAGCGGCTCAAACGTTGAAAGATGCGCGCGGCATTTTCGTTGATCTCGTCGGTGATGGAGGAAATGCGCTCATTCAACATCGAGTAGAAAATCAGCGTGGGAATGGCGACGATCAGGCCGAAGGCGGTGGTGTTCATGGCCACCGCGATGCCGGAGGCCAGCAACGCGGCTTTCTGCGAAGCATCGGCGTTGGTGACCGCGGCGAAGGAATCGATCAGGCCGAAGATCGTGCCCAGCAGCCCGAGCAGAGTCGCGATGTTGGCGAGCAGCGAGAGATACGAGGTACGCTTCTCGATCTTGGGGATTTCCGACATCGCCGCCACTTCCATGGCGTGCTGCACGTCACCGGGATTCTTCATGAATTCTTCCAGGCCGGCGCGCGTGATGCGCGGCAGGGCGGCTTGCGACATGCTGCACAACTCCATCGCGTTGGCGATGTTGCCGCGTTGAATCAGCTCCAGAATCTTGTTGACGAAGGCGGTGGAATCGATGCGATTCTTGAAATTCAACACAATGAAGCGCTCGATGATGATCGCCATCGCCAGAATCAACGTGAGCAGGATGGCCCACATC
This genomic interval carries:
- a CDS encoding TonB family protein, whose translation is MQHLKLRIERNGEVRERHLRQKEALSIGRGPDNDIVLYGERFPKKMQMFVPNGSGYELRLLEGCRGEVVQESKRLDFTDLLSHGLLPKRDGYPYIALTPGKAGYVYLDEVRIDFAFDNTPVETLVFAGFSPTRAFFKSLREDGLFRSVLLTLLTLTSGMSYWLSTIPFAPPRQEVAVEQIVRRISKFIPKIEEPPPPPQLAQATTVDAAADDAKKENKEGAEDGSTKEREGKRNVGYGEKTDNPGQGVNLENMAALALLTGSGSSDQESGVLRQLLDDDLATSLTSVVTNTKLTAGGRGKAGEGQAADPNDILAASLIGEGEGGGGAKIDEILAGDVGSQKKVNLEKAARVRVETMSKTGGSQEAMGARSEESLRAVLMKNMGRLQYIYNKYLKLNPDMGGKVQVEITINADGTVAKAVVLSSEIAISEFQNEIIDAIKRWKYETIASGAMTVVCPIVFYKV
- a CDS encoding biopolymer transporter ExbD — protein: MLKLGHSADGFKKVNRRSQGVDLSLRLTSMMDMFTILLVFLLKSFSAEGQFVTVSPELTLAKSTSTIKPKVAPIVAVTKEWVMLDDKPLVKIDEIDLGAGLQIPALQQSLRFSRSVAEGLGAKEERFGFHGKVVIMSDRDTPFAIIKRVMATCGATGYNNMELLVYGNPS
- a CDS encoding biopolymer transporter ExbD; the encoded protein is MNLKAALGSQRKSAGDLNLMPVMNLFLILVPFLLVTATFVELAVLDISLPEMQSSSRQAQQQQQAQERKPAVLNLLAIRENGIELKSPTFTFGLIPRQTDGYDYNLLKSYLAQVKQKFPDAVDVVIAPEDNIRYQVVIDIMDRCREAGFPNVSISG
- a CDS encoding MotA/TolQ/ExbB proton channel family protein, with product MWAILLTLILAMAIIIERFIVLNFKNRIDSTAFVNKILELIQRGNIANAMELCSMSQAALPRITRAGLEEFMKNPGDVQHAMEVAAMSEIPKIEKRTSYLSLLANIATLLGLLGTIFGLIDSFAAVTNADASQKAALLASGIAVAMNTTAFGLIVAIPTLIFYSMLNERISSITDEINENAARIFQRLSRSRTTK